One genomic window of Leopardus geoffroyi isolate Oge1 chromosome C3, O.geoffroyi_Oge1_pat1.0, whole genome shotgun sequence includes the following:
- the LOC123585111 gene encoding uncharacterized protein LOC123585111 — MRTGSTLWDANRKHTLGREQEVHSEMRTGSTLWDANRKSTLGREREVHSWTQRRQKPSQQASGPARREGLAGAAPQVPRTPVFYQDDDWPRLPPCCSHPAVTQLTCLLSFSFLSLADSSVRIISLPVTSIHPASHRLKRQDWAAHPPPPSPHLLPAGSVSCACAEGPGASPRQHPCRAPVKTIPFAVTKGTTALSVRQALGGPALTPANALFSSGSVTLPSATFLQAAPPERGCLGGGSDDTTRLLHLSRSKWDLKCLVFKQNYFR; from the exons ATGCGAACAGGAAGCACACTCTGGGACGCGAACAGGAAGCACACTCTGGGACGCGAACAGGAAGTACACTCTGAGATGCGAACAGGAAGTACACTCTGGGACGCGAACAGGAAGTCCACTTTGGGACGAGAACGAGAAGTACACTCTTGGACGCAGAGGAGGCAGAAGCCCAGCCAGCAAGCCAGTGGGCCAGCTCGCAGGGAGGGCCTGGCCGGCGCAGCGCCTCAGGTCCCCAGGACGCCGGTTTTCTACCAGGATGACGACTGGCCCCGTCTTCCTCCCTGCTGCTCCCACCCAGCTGTCACCCAACTCACCTGTCtgctctccttctcctttctctctctagctGACTCTTCTGTCCGAATCATCTCGCTGCCTGTTACTTCTATCCATCCTGCATCCCATCGTCTCAAAAGACAG GACTgggctgcccaccccccaccgccatcTCCCCATTTGCTGCCTGCGGGTTCAGTCAGCTGTGCCTGTGCAGAGGGTCCCGGAGCATCACCAAGGCAACATCCCTGCAGAGCCCCAGTCAAGACCATTCCATTCGCAGTGACTAAGGGCACGACCGCTCTCTCTGTAAGGCAGGCCCTCGGAGGGCCAGCTCTAACACCGGCAAATGCCTTGTTTTCAAGTGGTTCTGTGACACTTCCTTCTGCAACCTTTCTCCAGGCAGCTCCTCCTGAACGAGGCTGcctggggggagggtcagacgaCACGACACGTTTGCTTCACCTTTCTAGGTCAAAATGGGATCTAAAATGTTTAGTATTCAAACAGAACTATTTTAGATGA